The following are from one region of the Georgenia sp. M64 genome:
- a CDS encoding dihydrofolate reductase family protein produces MGRIAVNLFTTLDGSAEHPDRWHGPYFDEAMGQAVDRHTSRCEAYLMGRVLYDQWSRYWPDNDSDDFADFINPVPKYVLSTTLTDPGWAGTTVVRNLGQLRELRERTPGTIGMSGSLTTVRSLLGAGLLDELDLLVDPVVVPGERRWTDGVEHTPLELVSSETLPTGVLHLVYRPTPRQAPATVAE; encoded by the coding sequence ATGGGACGCATCGCCGTCAACCTGTTCACCACCCTCGACGGCTCGGCCGAGCACCCGGACCGGTGGCACGGCCCGTACTTCGACGAGGCCATGGGCCAGGCGGTCGACCGTCACACGAGCCGGTGCGAGGCCTACCTCATGGGCCGTGTCCTGTACGACCAGTGGTCCCGCTACTGGCCGGACAACGACAGCGACGACTTCGCCGACTTCATCAACCCGGTGCCCAAGTACGTCCTCTCCACCACCCTCACCGACCCGGGGTGGGCGGGCACGACGGTCGTGCGCAACCTCGGCCAGCTGCGCGAGCTGCGTGAGCGGACCCCGGGCACCATCGGCATGTCGGGGAGCCTGACGACGGTGCGCTCGCTCCTCGGCGCGGGGCTCCTCGACGAGCTCGACCTCCTCGTCGACCCGGTCGTCGTCCCGGGCGAGCGCCGCTGGACCGACGGCGTCGAGCACACCCCGCTCGAGCTCGTCTCCTCCGAGACCCTCCCGACAGGGGTGCTCCACCTCGTCTACCGGCCCACCCCACGCCAGGCACCGGCCACCGTCGCGGAGTAG
- a CDS encoding GntR family transcriptional regulator: MDVVIDPASDVPPFEQLRTRLAADITSGALAAGTRLPTVRTLAAELALATNTVARAYRELESDGFIETRGRHGSFVSAQGDAAGRQAQEAASAYAERVRHLGVDPAVALRYVERALGL; encoded by the coding sequence ATGGACGTCGTCATCGACCCCGCCTCCGACGTGCCGCCGTTCGAGCAGCTGCGCACGCGCCTCGCCGCGGACATCACCTCCGGCGCCCTCGCCGCGGGTACGCGCCTGCCGACCGTGCGCACCCTCGCGGCGGAGCTGGCCCTCGCCACGAACACCGTCGCCCGGGCCTACCGCGAGCTCGAGTCGGACGGGTTCATCGAGACCCGGGGCCGTCACGGCTCCTTCGTCAGCGCCCAGGGCGACGCGGCCGGTCGCCAGGCGCAGGAGGCCGCGTCGGCCTACGCCGAGCGGGTGCGCCACCTCGGCGTCGACCCCGCCGTCGCGCTGCGGTACGTCGAGCGGGCCCTGGGCCTGTAG
- a CDS encoding APC family permease → MATDTAAPSRLRRGITPPLLFLFILGDVLGAGIYALVGVLAEESGGTMWAPLLLALAMAMLTAASYAELVTKYPRAGGAAVFAQRAFRRPLVSYLVGFSMLAAGVTSAAGLSIAFAGDYLATFVDVPAVVAAPVFLVLLALLNARGIKESVRSNVVMTVVEVSGLVLVIVAVAVAVGGGQGDAGRILQTPPGVSAGAAVLGGALIAFYSFVGFEVSANVAEEVQDVSRVYPRALFGALLVAGVVYALVGIGSAVIMEPGELAGSSSPLLDVVEATGVGVPAWAFSAIALVAVANGALLTMIMASRLAYGMADEGLLPAPLTRVLPHRRTPWVAIVVTTAIAVALTLVGDLAVLAETVVMLLLLVFISTNLAVLVLRRDRVEHEHFRTPVVLPVLALVSCAVLLTQQSARVWAFGGVLLAVGVVTHVVVRHRVRA, encoded by the coding sequence ATGGCCACCGACACCGCGGCGCCCTCACGCCTCCGGCGGGGCATCACCCCGCCCCTGCTGTTCCTGTTCATCCTCGGGGACGTCCTCGGCGCCGGCATCTACGCCCTGGTGGGGGTCCTGGCGGAGGAGTCGGGCGGCACCATGTGGGCGCCGCTGCTCCTTGCGCTGGCGATGGCGATGCTCACCGCCGCCAGCTACGCCGAGCTCGTGACGAAGTACCCGCGGGCCGGGGGAGCGGCGGTCTTCGCCCAGCGGGCCTTCCGGCGACCCCTCGTCTCCTACCTCGTCGGCTTCTCGATGCTGGCCGCCGGTGTGACGAGCGCCGCGGGCCTCTCGATCGCCTTCGCGGGCGACTACCTCGCCACCTTCGTCGACGTCCCGGCGGTCGTCGCGGCCCCGGTGTTCCTCGTGCTCCTCGCGCTGCTCAACGCGCGCGGTATCAAGGAGTCCGTCCGCTCCAACGTGGTGATGACGGTCGTCGAGGTCTCGGGCCTGGTCCTGGTGATCGTCGCCGTCGCCGTGGCCGTCGGCGGGGGCCAGGGCGACGCGGGCCGCATCCTCCAGACCCCACCAGGGGTCTCCGCAGGGGCGGCCGTGCTCGGCGGGGCGCTCATCGCCTTCTACTCCTTCGTCGGGTTCGAGGTCTCGGCCAACGTCGCCGAGGAGGTCCAGGACGTCAGCCGGGTCTACCCCCGCGCCCTCTTCGGTGCGCTGCTCGTCGCGGGGGTCGTCTACGCCCTCGTCGGGATCGGCTCGGCCGTCATCATGGAGCCGGGCGAGCTCGCCGGCTCCTCCAGCCCGCTGCTCGACGTCGTCGAGGCGACCGGCGTCGGCGTGCCCGCGTGGGCCTTCAGCGCGATCGCGCTGGTCGCCGTCGCGAACGGCGCCCTGCTGACGATGATCATGGCCAGCCGCCTGGCCTACGGGATGGCCGACGAGGGGCTCCTCCCCGCCCCGCTCACCCGGGTCCTGCCCCACCGCCGGACGCCGTGGGTGGCGATCGTGGTGACCACGGCGATCGCCGTCGCGCTGACCCTCGTGGGCGACCTCGCGGTGCTCGCCGAGACGGTGGTGATGCTGCTGCTCCTGGTCTTCATCAGCACCAACCTGGCCGTGCTCGTGCTGCGCCGCGACCGGGTGGAGCACGAGCACTTCCGCACCCCGGTCGTGCTGCCGGTGCTGGCGCTGGTCTCCTGCGCCGTCCTGCTCACCCAGCAGTCGGCCCGGGTGTGGGCGTTCGGCGGGGTCCTGCTCGCCGTCGGCGTGGTCACGCACGTGGTGGTGCGCCATCGCGTGCGTGCTTGA
- a CDS encoding bifunctional metallophosphatase/5'-nucleotidase, whose translation MAELTIVHVGDLHGHLVPRPNLRGDGTGRAEGGLAHLAALLARIRAERPATLLANTGDTIQGSAEALFTRGQALVDVVDRLGVDLFAPGNWDYLYGKERFLELFGPGTGSGPSGTRWGAVAANAYHAGTRDLLLPPYLVTEVAGLRVGVVGLSSERAINALGPWVTEGIEFTDDAHEVPAHVRTLREDEGADLVVLVSEFGLAKNVLIAETNPGIDVVLSSDMHEETRECVVTSTGALVSEVGQDGTRLARLDLTVEGGRVTGHRYRLHTVDAGTEPDPDVARLVEEVRAPFLAGAAFRTHVNPLNGAVLDRPIDDVIGRTEVGLHRSGFCGDGYPAAVEGTSHDFLSAAIREVAGTDVGHLRGFRYGTHVAPGPIRLEDLYHYLPVGAQLARTTVTGEQLRQSLEGSADGTFNPDPFRWTGGWVHAYAGVRYALDVYADKGSRISAVQVRRGDGDWADLEPGARYTLAGYWYPKVPDKVGGIDGGDVTVLGRAGARARGSGGAADGPGTADVVDVTEHVVDHLARHVVRAEEPRVRLVRPLPDRLWSFPEIQPLRGARQVGSSPRRATPR comes from the coding sequence ATGGCCGAGCTGACCATCGTCCACGTCGGCGACCTCCACGGACACCTCGTGCCGCGCCCGAACCTCCGCGGCGACGGCACCGGCCGGGCCGAGGGTGGCCTCGCCCACCTCGCCGCGCTTCTCGCGCGGATCCGTGCCGAGCGACCCGCCACCCTGCTCGCCAACACCGGCGACACCATCCAGGGCAGCGCGGAGGCCCTCTTCACCCGGGGGCAGGCGCTCGTCGACGTCGTCGACCGCCTGGGCGTGGACCTCTTCGCCCCGGGCAACTGGGACTACCTCTACGGCAAGGAGCGCTTCCTCGAGCTGTTCGGGCCCGGCACCGGCTCCGGTCCGTCAGGGACCCGGTGGGGCGCCGTCGCCGCCAACGCCTACCACGCCGGCACCCGCGACCTCCTCCTGCCGCCGTACCTCGTGACCGAGGTGGCCGGCCTGCGGGTGGGTGTGGTGGGGCTGTCGAGCGAGCGGGCCATCAACGCCCTCGGTCCGTGGGTGACCGAGGGCATCGAGTTCACCGACGACGCCCACGAGGTCCCGGCGCACGTGCGCACGCTGCGGGAGGACGAGGGTGCCGACCTCGTCGTCCTCGTCTCGGAGTTCGGCCTGGCCAAGAACGTCCTCATCGCCGAGACGAACCCCGGCATCGACGTCGTCCTCTCCTCCGACATGCACGAGGAGACCCGCGAGTGCGTCGTGACGTCCACCGGAGCGCTGGTCTCCGAGGTCGGTCAGGACGGGACCCGCCTGGCCCGGCTGGACCTCACGGTCGAGGGCGGGCGGGTCACGGGCCACCGCTACCGCCTCCACACCGTCGACGCCGGGACGGAGCCGGACCCCGACGTGGCGCGGCTGGTGGAGGAGGTGCGTGCGCCCTTCCTCGCCGGGGCGGCGTTCCGCACCCACGTCAACCCCCTCAACGGCGCGGTGCTCGACCGGCCGATCGACGACGTCATCGGCCGGACCGAGGTGGGTCTGCACCGGTCGGGCTTCTGCGGGGACGGGTACCCGGCCGCGGTCGAGGGCACCTCGCACGACTTCCTCTCGGCCGCCATCCGCGAGGTGGCCGGGACCGACGTGGGCCACCTGCGCGGCTTCCGGTACGGCACCCACGTCGCGCCCGGGCCGATCCGGCTCGAGGACCTCTACCACTACCTCCCGGTGGGGGCGCAGCTCGCCCGGACGACCGTCACCGGCGAGCAGCTCCGGCAGTCCCTGGAGGGCTCGGCCGACGGAACCTTCAACCCCGACCCCTTCCGCTGGACCGGTGGCTGGGTCCACGCGTACGCCGGCGTGCGCTACGCCCTGGACGTCTACGCCGACAAGGGCTCGCGCATCTCGGCGGTGCAGGTCCGCCGCGGCGACGGCGACTGGGCGGACCTCGAGCCCGGCGCCCGCTACACCCTTGCCGGGTACTGGTACCCCAAGGTGCCGGACAAGGTGGGGGGCATCGACGGCGGTGACGTGACGGTGCTGGGCCGGGCGGGCGCCCGGGCCCGCGGTTCGGGTGGTGCGGCCGACGGGCCAGGTACGGCCGACGTCGTCGACGTCACCGAGCACGTCGTGGACCACCTGGCCCGGCACGTCGTGCGGGCCGAGGAGCCGCGGGTCCGCCTCGTCCGGCCGCTGCCCGACCGGCTCTGGTCGTTCCCGGAGATCCAGCCGCTGCGCGGGGCGCGGCAGGTGGGCTCGTCGCCGCGCCGAGCCACGCCGCGCTGA
- a CDS encoding LysR substrate-binding domain-containing protein: MTQAFRIRFVPGVSPDRWLRTWARRRPGADLDAGPVDVADQTRCLREGTADMCFVRLPVDRAGLHVIPLYEEVPVVVVARDHPVVAFDEVDVADLAGEHLLQDADEVPEWRAVADEVRDGTRVPVPAMSLRDAVEVVASGAGVVVVPMSLARLHHRKDVVHRPVTGVAGSRIGLAWREGDDDPRIEEFVGVVRGRTERSSRGAGAPEAGESSATPAGGRQSGSGRQSGRQTGGGRQSGGGRQSGGGPTGGGPRRGGSARRGPRRPGHR; encoded by the coding sequence ATGACGCAGGCCTTCCGCATCCGGTTCGTCCCGGGTGTGAGCCCGGACAGGTGGCTGCGCACGTGGGCCCGGCGGCGGCCCGGCGCCGACCTGGACGCCGGCCCCGTGGACGTGGCCGACCAGACCAGGTGCCTGCGTGAGGGCACCGCGGACATGTGCTTCGTGCGACTGCCGGTGGACCGCGCCGGGCTGCACGTCATCCCGCTCTACGAGGAGGTGCCGGTCGTCGTCGTCGCCAGGGACCACCCGGTCGTGGCCTTCGACGAGGTCGACGTCGCCGACCTCGCCGGTGAGCACCTGCTCCAGGACGCCGACGAGGTCCCGGAGTGGCGGGCGGTGGCCGACGAGGTCCGCGACGGCACCCGGGTGCCCGTCCCCGCGATGAGCCTGAGGGATGCCGTCGAGGTGGTCGCCTCGGGCGCGGGCGTCGTGGTGGTCCCGATGTCGCTCGCCCGGCTCCACCACCGCAAGGACGTCGTCCACCGGCCGGTGACCGGCGTGGCCGGCTCCCGGATCGGGCTTGCCTGGCGCGAGGGTGACGACGACCCGCGCATCGAGGAGTTCGTCGGCGTCGTCCGCGGCCGCACCGAGCGCAGCTCGCGGGGTGCGGGCGCACCGGAGGCGGGGGAGAGCAGCGCCACGCCGGCCGGTGGCCGGCAGTCGGGCAGTGGCCGGCAGTCGGGCCGGCAGACGGGCGGGGGCCGGCAGTCGGGTGGTGGCCGGCAGTCGGGCGGCGGGCCGACCGGTGGCGGGCCCCGCCGGGGCGGCTCCGCCCGCCGAGGTCCACGGCGGCCCGGCCACCGCTGA
- a CDS encoding DUF5997 family protein: MSTPKPQTMKPQTAARKLGVLLSATPEEFRAGVVSRDELNALQADPPAWLADLRRNGPHPRQEVARRLGVSTSGLSRGGVEEPLTTEEIKSLLDEMPVWLQRERATQADVRAEEARLRSRDRARRSDDDDAPR; encoded by the coding sequence ATGAGCACCCCGAAGCCGCAGACCATGAAGCCCCAGACGGCCGCCCGCAAGCTCGGCGTCCTGCTCTCGGCGACGCCGGAGGAGTTCCGGGCCGGGGTGGTCAGCCGCGACGAGCTCAACGCGCTACAGGCCGACCCGCCGGCGTGGCTCGCCGACCTGCGGCGCAACGGCCCGCACCCGCGTCAGGAGGTCGCCCGGCGCCTGGGGGTCTCGACGTCGGGGCTCTCGCGCGGCGGCGTCGAGGAGCCGCTGACCACCGAGGAGATCAAGTCCCTGCTCGACGAGATGCCGGTCTGGCTCCAGCGCGAGCGCGCCACCCAGGCGGACGTCCGGGCCGAGGAGGCCCGGCTCCGCTCCCGCGACCGCGCCCGGCGCTCCGACGACGACGACGCGCCCCGCTAG
- a CDS encoding carboxymuconolactone decarboxylase family protein, which produces MRVQVDKEHPNIAKALAGTVVQVRMAAERQGVGRRLMELVNVRSSQINGCAQCLDLHVRQALEAGEDVQRLGVLPAWRESGLFDDVEQAALEVAEAVTAGGHLDDETYDRVRTVLGEQRLSLVVWIAITINAYNRVSIVSGHRPRGARE; this is translated from the coding sequence GTGAGGGTCCAGGTCGACAAGGAGCACCCCAACATCGCCAAGGCGCTCGCGGGCACGGTCGTCCAGGTGCGGATGGCCGCCGAGCGGCAGGGGGTCGGCCGCCGGCTCATGGAGCTGGTCAACGTGCGCTCGTCCCAGATCAACGGCTGCGCCCAGTGCCTGGACCTGCACGTCCGTCAGGCGCTCGAGGCCGGGGAGGACGTCCAGCGCCTCGGGGTCCTCCCGGCCTGGCGCGAGAGCGGGCTGTTCGACGACGTGGAGCAGGCCGCCCTCGAGGTGGCCGAGGCGGTGACGGCGGGCGGGCACCTCGACGACGAGACCTACGACCGGGTCCGGACGGTCCTGGGGGAGCAGCGGCTGTCCCTCGTCGTCTGGATCGCCATCACCATCAACGCCTACAACCGGGTCTCCATCGTCAGCGGGCACCGGCCGCGGGGCGCCCGGGAGTAG
- a CDS encoding GNAT family N-acetyltransferase yields METITRSHDRFEIAVDGDAAGRALFVDRDGRRIFFHTEVGEEYGGQGLAGRLVGHALDATREEGLRAVPVCPYVERLARRSGSWADVVDEPSEDERAAVKGLATS; encoded by the coding sequence ATGGAGACCATCACCAGGAGCCACGACCGCTTCGAGATCGCCGTCGACGGCGACGCCGCCGGCCGCGCCCTCTTCGTCGACCGGGACGGCCGTCGGATCTTCTTCCACACCGAGGTGGGGGAGGAGTACGGCGGGCAGGGACTGGCGGGGCGCCTCGTCGGTCACGCCCTGGACGCCACCCGTGAGGAGGGGCTGCGGGCCGTGCCCGTGTGCCCGTACGTCGAGCGCCTCGCCCGCCGCTCGGGCAGCTGGGCCGACGTCGTCGACGAGCCGAGCGAGGACGAGCGGGCCGCCGTCAAGGGCCTGGCGACGTCGTGA